The Nitrogeniibacter aestuarii genome has a window encoding:
- a CDS encoding acyl-CoA dehydrogenase family protein, whose amino-acid sequence MDRTCLDLPFFGPEHRQLSDALVDWAASLPAIDHHDTDNTCRELVAALGRAGFLRYCVPAAFGGALPELDSRSLCVARETLAYHDGLADFAFAMQGLGTGAITLAGTPEIQRQVLPRVAAGEWIAAFALTEPLAGSDVGAMTCEARLEGDHYVINGEKTWISNGGIADVYCLFARTDEAPGTRGISAFVITPDMPGFEIAERLEVIAPHPLARLRFTDMRVPVGHRLGAAGEGFKVAMRTLDIFRASVGAAALGFARRALDEAITHVKARPMFGHTLADFQLTQARLGEMATDIDAAALLTARAAWRRDVQKLPTTREAAMAKMTATENAQRIIDAAVQMHGGQGVRSGVRVESLYREIRALRIYEGATEVQKLIVARELLKQHT is encoded by the coding sequence ATGGACCGCACCTGCCTCGATCTCCCCTTCTTCGGCCCCGAGCACCGGCAGCTTTCGGATGCCCTGGTGGACTGGGCGGCCAGCTTGCCGGCCATCGACCACCACGACACCGACAACACCTGCCGGGAGCTGGTGGCCGCGCTCGGTCGCGCCGGCTTCCTGCGCTACTGCGTGCCGGCCGCGTTCGGCGGCGCGCTACCCGAACTCGATTCGCGCTCGCTCTGCGTTGCCCGCGAGACCCTTGCCTACCATGACGGTCTGGCCGACTTTGCCTTTGCCATGCAGGGCCTGGGTACCGGCGCGATCACCCTCGCGGGCACGCCGGAAATCCAGCGCCAGGTGCTCCCCCGGGTGGCCGCGGGCGAATGGATCGCAGCCTTCGCACTGACCGAGCCACTGGCCGGCTCGGATGTGGGCGCAATGACCTGCGAGGCCCGCCTTGAGGGCGATCACTACGTGATCAACGGCGAGAAGACCTGGATTTCCAACGGCGGCATCGCCGATGTGTACTGCCTGTTCGCCCGCACCGACGAAGCGCCGGGCACGCGCGGCATCTCGGCCTTCGTCATCACGCCGGACATGCCCGGTTTCGAGATCGCCGAACGGCTTGAGGTGATCGCCCCGCACCCGCTGGCGCGCCTGCGTTTCACCGACATGCGCGTGCCGGTGGGGCACCGCCTCGGCGCCGCGGGCGAAGGCTTCAAGGTGGCGATGCGTACGCTGGACATCTTCCGTGCCTCGGTGGGCGCTGCCGCCCTCGGCTTTGCCCGCCGCGCACTGGACGAGGCCATCACCCATGTGAAAGCCCGACCGATGTTCGGCCACACGCTGGCCGACTTCCAGCTGACCCAGGCCAGACTGGGCGAGATGGCCACCGACATCGATGCCGCCGCCTTGCTGACCGCACGCGCCGCCTGGCGCCGCGATGTGCAGAAACTACCCACCACCCGCGAAGCGGCCATGGCCAAGATGACCGCGACCGAGAACGCCCAGCGCATCATCGATGCGGCCGTGCAGATGCATGGCGGCCAGGGCGTGCGCAGCGGCGTGCGGGTCGAATCCCTGTATCGCGAAATCCGCGCGCTACGCATTTACGAAGGGGCAACCGAGGTGCAGAAACTCATCGTTGCCCGCGAACTCCTCAAACAACACACCTGA
- a CDS encoding acyl-CoA dehydrogenase encodes MSKLHFDWNDPLLLDQQLSETERMVRDTARDYCQERLLPRVQDAFRNENTDRAIFNEMGELGLLGATIPEEYGGSGLNYVCYGLIAREVERVDSGYRSMMSVQSSLVMVPINAFGTEAQKRKYLPKLATGEWVGCFGLTEPNHGSDPGSMITRARKVDGGYRLSGAKTWITNSPIADVFVVWAKDDEGQIRGFVLEKGWTGLSAPAIHGKVGLRASITGEIVMDEVFCPEENAFPDVRGLKGPFTCLNSARFGIAWGALGAAEACYETARQYTLDRKQFGRPLAANQLIQKKLADMLTEITLGLQTCLRIGRMKDEGNAPVELTSIVKRNSCGKALDIARNARDMLGGNGISDEFCIARHLVNLEVVNTYEGTHDIHALILGRAITGIAAFAN; translated from the coding sequence ATGAGCAAACTTCATTTCGATTGGAACGACCCGCTTCTGCTCGATCAGCAACTGTCCGAGACCGAACGCATGGTCCGCGACACCGCCCGCGATTACTGCCAGGAACGCCTGCTGCCGCGCGTGCAGGACGCCTTCCGGAACGAGAACACCGACCGCGCCATCTTCAACGAGATGGGTGAGCTGGGTCTGCTGGGCGCCACCATTCCCGAGGAATACGGCGGCTCCGGCCTCAACTACGTGTGCTACGGCCTGATCGCCCGCGAAGTGGAGCGTGTCGATTCGGGCTACCGCTCGATGATGAGCGTGCAAAGCTCGCTGGTGATGGTGCCGATCAACGCATTCGGCACCGAGGCGCAAAAGCGCAAGTACCTGCCCAAGCTTGCCACCGGCGAATGGGTCGGCTGCTTCGGCCTGACCGAGCCGAACCATGGCTCCGATCCGGGCAGCATGATCACCCGTGCCCGCAAGGTGGACGGCGGCTACCGCCTGAGCGGCGCCAAGACCTGGATCACCAACAGCCCCATTGCCGACGTGTTCGTGGTGTGGGCCAAGGACGACGAGGGCCAGATCCGCGGCTTCGTGCTCGAGAAGGGCTGGACGGGCCTCTCCGCCCCGGCCATCCACGGCAAGGTCGGCCTGCGCGCCTCGATCACTGGCGAAATCGTCATGGACGAGGTGTTCTGCCCCGAGGAGAACGCTTTCCCCGACGTGCGCGGTCTCAAAGGCCCGTTCACCTGCCTGAACAGCGCCCGCTTCGGTATCGCCTGGGGCGCCCTCGGCGCCGCCGAGGCCTGCTACGAGACAGCACGTCAATACACCCTGGATCGCAAGCAGTTCGGTCGTCCGCTGGCGGCCAACCAGCTCATCCAGAAGAAGCTGGCCGACATGCTCACCGAGATCACCCTCGGCCTGCAGACCTGCCTGCGCATCGGGCGCATGAAGGACGAAGGCAATGCGCCGGTGGAGCTCACCTCCATCGTCAAGCGCAACTCCTGCGGCAAGGCCCTGGACATTGCCCGCAACGCGCGCGACATGCTGGGCGGCAACGGCATCTCAGACGAGTTCTGCATCGCCCGCCATCTGGTGAATCTGGAGGTGGTCAATACCTACGAAGGCACGCATGACATCCATGCACTGATTCTCGGTCGCGCCATCACCGGGATCGCCGCCTTCGCCAACTGA